In Bacillus sp. KH172YL63, one genomic interval encodes:
- a CDS encoding STAS domain-containing protein, which translates to MTTENQEIMQLKKEVQDLKDQLAQAEQLIMDISAPIIPSIVPETILIPITGKLSPERFERIISKILDVSYGEEIHTIIVDFSAISEKEIGETDIFGTYIDNMAKAIGLMGIETLFVGFTPALTQVMINSGVSELQGIKTFLTFRTALQYLMREKDLEFQNVNQ; encoded by the coding sequence ATGACGACTGAAAATCAGGAAATTATGCAATTAAAAAAGGAAGTACAAGATTTGAAAGACCAGCTGGCCCAGGCTGAACAGCTGATTATGGACATCTCTGCCCCGATCATTCCATCGATCGTTCCGGAAACGATTCTGATTCCCATCACGGGCAAGCTCAGTCCTGAGCGGTTTGAGAGGATCATTTCAAAGATTTTGGATGTGTCCTACGGTGAGGAGATTCATACCATCATCGTCGACTTTTCGGCCATTTCAGAAAAAGAAATCGGTGAAACAGATATTTTTGGCACCTATATCGATAATATGGCTAAAGCCATTGGATTGATGGGAATCGAGACCCTTTTTGTCGGATTCACCCCGGCACTGACCCAGGTGATGATCAATTCCGGTGTGAGCGAGCTGCAGGGAATCAAAACATTCCTCACATTCCGGACAGCACTTCAGTATTTGATGAGAGAAAAAGACCTGGAATTTCAGAATGTCAATCAATAA
- a CDS encoding PrkA family serine protein kinase, producing the protein MDILKRIEHYREEEEKLKWEGTFAQYLDLLKEKPWIGQSAHSRVFNMIKDAGVEEVEGKRKYKFFSNQLFGLEEALERLVEEYFHPAAKRLDVRKRILLLMGPVSGGKSTLVSMLKRGLEQYSRSERGGVFSIKGCPMHEDPLHLIPQHLREDFYEEYGIRIEGNLSPLNTMRLEKEYQGRIEDVQVERVFFSEDKRVGIGTFSPSDPKSQDIADLTGSIDFSTIAEFGSESDPRAYRFDGELNKANRGLMEFQEMLKCDEKFLWHLLSLTQEGNFKAGRFALISADELIVAHTNETEYRSFISNKKNEALHSRIIVMPVPYNLKVTQEEKIYEKMINESDVSNVHVAPHTLRVAAMFTILTRLKEPKRGDIDLIKKMRLYDGENVEGFNSADVDEMKKEYQDEGMSGIDPRYVINRISSTIIRKEVPTINALDVLRALKEGLDQHPSITNELREKYLNFISLARKEYDDIAKKEVQKAFVYSYEESAKTLMDNYLDNVEAYCNKAKLHDPLTGEEINPDEKLMRSIEEQIGISENAKKAFREEILIRISAYARKGKRFDYNSHDRLREAIQKKLFADLKDVVKITTSSKTPDEQQLKKVNEVVARLIDEHGYNSTSANELLRYVGSLLNR; encoded by the coding sequence ATGGATATCTTAAAAAGAATTGAACATTATCGAGAAGAAGAAGAGAAACTGAAATGGGAAGGGACGTTTGCTCAGTATTTAGACCTGTTGAAAGAGAAACCTTGGATCGGTCAATCCGCTCATTCTAGAGTCTTTAATATGATTAAGGATGCCGGGGTCGAGGAGGTCGAGGGAAAACGGAAGTACAAATTCTTCAGCAATCAATTATTTGGCTTAGAAGAGGCGCTGGAAAGACTCGTTGAAGAATACTTTCATCCTGCTGCGAAAAGGTTAGACGTGAGAAAGAGGATCCTGCTTTTGATGGGGCCGGTCAGTGGAGGGAAATCTACGCTTGTCTCCATGTTAAAACGGGGGCTCGAGCAATATTCACGGTCTGAAAGAGGGGGAGTCTTCTCCATTAAAGGCTGTCCGATGCATGAAGATCCATTGCATTTGATCCCACAGCATTTGCGTGAAGATTTCTATGAAGAATATGGCATCAGAATCGAAGGGAATCTCTCTCCACTGAATACGATGCGACTGGAGAAAGAATACCAGGGCCGCATTGAAGATGTCCAGGTGGAAAGAGTATTCTTCTCAGAAGATAAAAGGGTAGGGATCGGCACATTCAGCCCATCCGATCCGAAGTCACAGGATATCGCCGATCTGACAGGAAGCATCGATTTCTCTACCATCGCTGAATTCGGGTCAGAATCGGATCCGCGGGCATACCGGTTTGACGGAGAATTGAATAAAGCCAACCGTGGATTGATGGAATTCCAGGAAATGCTGAAGTGTGATGAAAAGTTCTTATGGCACTTATTATCCCTTACTCAGGAAGGGAATTTTAAAGCCGGCCGATTCGCCCTGATCTCAGCCGATGAGCTGATCGTGGCCCATACGAATGAAACCGAGTACCGCTCATTCATTTCGAATAAAAAGAATGAAGCCCTTCACTCACGGATCATCGTGATGCCGGTACCGTATAACCTGAAGGTCACCCAGGAAGAGAAAATCTATGAAAAGATGATCAATGAAAGTGATGTGTCCAATGTCCATGTTGCCCCTCATACATTGAGGGTGGCAGCGATGTTCACCATCCTCACCCGCTTAAAAGAACCGAAGCGGGGAGACATCGATCTCATCAAGAAGATGCGTCTTTACGACGGGGAAAATGTAGAAGGATTCAATTCAGCCGATGTGGACGAAATGAAGAAAGAATACCAGGATGAAGGAATGAGCGGAATCGATCCACGTTATGTGATCAACCGGATCTCCTCCACCATCATCCGGAAAGAAGTACCGACAATCAACGCCCTGGATGTGCTTCGTGCCCTCAAGGAAGGGCTGGATCAGCATCCATCGATCACAAATGAGCTTCGTGAAAAGTATCTGAACTTCATTTCCCTTGCCCGGAAAGAATATGATGATATTGCAAAGAAAGAAGTCCAGAAAGCCTTCGTCTACTCATATGAAGAATCGGCGAAAACGCTCATGGATAACTACCTGGATAATGTGGAAGCCTACTGCAATAAAGCAAAGCTCCATGATCCTTTGACCGGAGAAGAAATCAATCCGGATGAAAAGCTGATGCGTTCGATCGAAGAACAGATCGGCATCTCGGAAAATGCGAAGAAAGCATTCCGTGAAGAAATTCTTATCCGCATCTCGGCCTACGCACGAAAAGGGAAACGATTCGACTATAATTCCCATGACCGTCTCCGTGAGGCCATCCAGAAGAAACTATTCGCCGATTTGAAGGACGTAGTGAAAATCACCACATCCTCCAAAACACCGGATGAACAGCAATTGAAAAAAGTCAACGAAGTCGTCGCCCGACTCATCGACGAGCACGGCTACAACTCCACATCAGCCAACGAACTGCTCCGCTATGTCGGAAGCCTGTTAAACAGATAA
- a CDS encoding B3/B4 domain-containing protein, translated as MEITIDSSITSKIPDFKAGFIQYDHIEVGDSPQMLKGRLQLFQESIFFDLHDKNVTEIEGIAAWRDIFKRTGKDPNRYRHAAEALYRRVKKQNYLNTINSAIDLNNFFSLQYEVPIGIYDTDRLTGEQLELKVGEAGQTYTGLNGRDNSLENLIVACDGDGPFGSPFVDSNRAPVGEETKNAVQVIFLKPSLSMEESNQLTQSLMDMFISIHGGEGTFKVVGG; from the coding sequence GTGGAAATCACCATCGATTCATCCATTACGAGTAAAATCCCTGATTTTAAAGCAGGGTTCATCCAATACGATCATATCGAAGTCGGGGACTCGCCTCAAATGTTGAAAGGGAGGCTGCAGTTATTTCAGGAGTCGATCTTCTTCGATCTGCATGATAAGAACGTCACAGAAATCGAAGGCATCGCAGCATGGAGGGACATCTTCAAGCGGACCGGCAAAGACCCGAACCGGTACCGCCATGCTGCAGAAGCCCTGTATCGGAGAGTCAAGAAGCAGAATTACCTGAATACCATCAATTCAGCCATCGACCTCAACAATTTCTTCTCCCTTCAATACGAAGTGCCGATCGGCATATACGACACTGACCGCCTGACAGGTGAACAACTTGAACTGAAAGTCGGCGAAGCAGGACAAACCTACACAGGACTCAACGGCCGGGACAACTCCTTGGAGAACCTGATCGTCGCCTGTGACGGGGACGGACCTTTCGGCAGTCCTTTCGTGGACTCAAATCGTGCACCTGTCGGGGAAGAAACGAAGAATGCGGTCCAGGTCATCTTCCTTAAGCCTTCCCTTTCAATGGAAGAAAGCAATCAGCTGACACAATCTTTGATGGACATGTTCATCAGCATCCATGGCGGTGAAGGAACGTTCAAGGTAGTCGGCGGTTAG
- a CDS encoding amidase domain-containing protein yields the protein MIRKLLMEKVQHVIDEYTTRSQSHYTSEKVKRKKASCLARHAEIVKVDAAGKIHRIADDADETQNISYDVHYKYLIKQGELLYLEEEVENRSAVFYGDRLYDDREIPLPDEDGDGVEEHLSFEGDRVSYQYDRLRAVQYAERWWNSYNPAYKKFENDCTNYISQCLHAGDAPMRGYPAKGKGWWMRSGNWSYSWTVANSLRWYIPHSTVGLRGTQVSDPQELKLGDVICYDFEGDGRFDHTTIVTGKDAGGMPLVNAHTFNSRMRYWDYEDSTAYTPDIQYRFFTIIDDR from the coding sequence ATGATCAGAAAGCTCTTAATGGAAAAGGTCCAACATGTGATTGATGAATATACCACCCGGAGCCAGTCGCATTACACGAGCGAAAAAGTGAAGCGAAAGAAAGCATCATGTCTGGCGCGGCATGCAGAGATCGTCAAGGTGGATGCTGCCGGAAAGATTCACCGCATTGCCGACGACGCGGATGAAACCCAAAACATATCATATGATGTTCATTATAAATATCTCATCAAGCAGGGTGAATTATTGTATTTGGAAGAAGAAGTAGAGAATCGGAGCGCCGTCTTTTATGGTGACCGGCTCTATGATGACCGTGAAATCCCGCTTCCCGACGAGGATGGGGACGGAGTCGAAGAACATCTTTCCTTTGAAGGGGACAGAGTGAGCTATCAATATGACAGATTACGGGCCGTCCAATATGCGGAGCGGTGGTGGAACAGCTACAATCCGGCATATAAAAAGTTCGAGAATGACTGCACGAACTATATTTCACAGTGTCTCCATGCCGGCGATGCCCCCATGCGCGGATATCCTGCGAAGGGAAAAGGGTGGTGGATGCGGAGCGGGAACTGGAGCTACAGCTGGACTGTCGCAAATTCTTTGAGGTGGTATATTCCCCATTCAACAGTCGGCCTCCGTGGGACACAGGTAAGCGATCCCCAGGAATTGAAGCTTGGGGATGTGATCTGTTACGACTTTGAAGGGGACGGCCGCTTCGATCATACGACGATCGTCACAGGAAAAGATGCCGGCGGGATGCCTCTTGTGAACGCCCATACTTTCAACAGCAGGATGCGGTATTGGGATTACGAGGACTCGACAGCGTATACCCCGGATATCCAATATCGCTTTTTTACCATCATTGATGACCGGTAA
- the queG gene encoding tRNA epoxyqueuosine(34) reductase QueG encodes MDMDQLKQDIIAYSKTIGIDKIGFTTADTFSEMKNRLLRQEMLGYQSGFEEKDIEKRVDPALIFDKPKSIIAIALAYPSRMKDAPQSKRGERRGIFCRASWGTDYHHVLRDRLSKLEDYISSRVPQARFKSMVDTGELVDRAVAERAGIGWSGKNCSIITPEFGSYVYLGEMVTNLPFAPDTPMEDQCGTCNKCVDVCPTGALIEGGQLDSQKCIAFLTQTKGFLADEYRVKLGNRLYGCDTCQTVCPENKGMDFHFHEEMEPDPEIAKPLLKPLLTISNRDFKEKYGHVSGSWRGKKPIQRNAIIALAHYKDDTAVDDLIHVMNNDVRPVIRGTSAWALGKIGGEQARQALLTQQTTEKDEEVLNEIQKGLDLIIR; translated from the coding sequence ATGGATATGGATCAGTTGAAGCAGGATATCATCGCTTACAGCAAGACGATCGGGATTGATAAGATCGGCTTTACGACGGCAGATACATTTTCTGAAATGAAGAACAGGCTCCTGCGTCAGGAGATGCTTGGATATCAATCCGGCTTCGAGGAGAAGGATATCGAAAAGCGGGTGGACCCTGCATTGATATTCGACAAGCCGAAGTCGATCATCGCCATTGCCCTTGCCTACCCTTCGAGAATGAAGGACGCCCCCCAGAGCAAACGGGGTGAAAGACGGGGGATTTTCTGCCGGGCATCATGGGGAACGGATTATCACCATGTACTCCGGGACCGATTGTCTAAGCTGGAGGACTATATCTCCTCAAGAGTGCCACAGGCACGTTTCAAGTCGATGGTCGATACGGGGGAACTTGTCGATCGGGCAGTTGCGGAACGGGCAGGCATTGGCTGGAGCGGTAAGAACTGCTCGATCATCACACCGGAATTCGGTTCGTATGTGTATTTGGGAGAGATGGTGACGAACCTTCCCTTTGCCCCAGATACACCTATGGAAGACCAGTGCGGTACGTGTAATAAATGTGTGGATGTATGTCCAACCGGCGCCCTGATTGAAGGAGGGCAGCTCGACTCCCAGAAATGCATCGCCTTTTTGACCCAAACGAAGGGGTTTCTTGCCGATGAATACCGGGTGAAGCTGGGTAACCGCCTGTACGGATGTGATACTTGCCAAACGGTATGTCCGGAAAACAAGGGGATGGATTTTCATTTTCACGAAGAGATGGAACCGGATCCGGAAATTGCAAAGCCGCTGCTGAAGCCACTACTTACAATCAGCAATCGTGATTTTAAAGAGAAATATGGACATGTGTCCGGGTCTTGGAGAGGGAAGAAACCGATACAGCGAAATGCCATCATCGCCCTTGCCCATTATAAAGATGATACAGCCGTTGACGATCTGATCCATGTGATGAATAACGATGTGCGGCCGGTCATCCGCGGTACGTCCGCCTGGGCACTCGGTAAAATTGGCGGAGAACAGGCACGTCAGGCACTGCTGACACAGCAAACAACAGAAAAGGATGAAGAGGTTTTAAATGAGATCCAAAAGGGTCTTGACCTGATCATCCGATAA
- the nfsA gene encoding oxygen-insensitive NADPH nitroreductase, giving the protein MNETIETILQHRSIRQFKDEPLSEEQIRTIVSSAQAASTSSYIQAYTIIGVKDPVKKKKLSELAGPQSYIEENGHFFVFCADLYRHEKIGEWEQADVIPSLESTEKFMVAVIDASLAAQNASIAAESMGLGICYIGGIRNDLESVSDILELPDRVIPLFGLAVGYPEGVSDVKSRLPMAAVYHEDTYQRDEEAMKAELDMYDETISSYYHARTAGKRSDRWTGQMAKMLSGKKRMYMKDFVEKKGFNKR; this is encoded by the coding sequence ATGAATGAAACAATCGAAACGATCCTTCAGCACAGGTCCATCCGTCAATTCAAAGATGAACCGTTAAGCGAGGAACAGATCCGGACGATCGTCTCGAGCGCCCAGGCTGCGAGCACGTCCAGTTATATACAGGCATATACGATCATCGGGGTGAAGGATCCGGTTAAAAAGAAGAAGCTTTCTGAACTTGCAGGACCACAATCCTATATAGAAGAAAATGGCCACTTCTTTGTATTCTGTGCCGATTTGTACCGTCACGAGAAAATTGGTGAATGGGAACAGGCGGACGTCATTCCTTCGCTGGAAAGTACCGAGAAATTCATGGTGGCAGTGATCGACGCTTCACTTGCTGCCCAAAACGCATCCATTGCAGCTGAATCAATGGGACTCGGGATCTGCTATATCGGCGGAATCCGAAATGACCTGGAATCAGTCAGCGACATACTCGAACTTCCCGACCGTGTCATCCCCCTTTTCGGACTGGCTGTCGGCTATCCTGAAGGGGTGTCCGATGTGAAGTCCCGGTTACCAATGGCAGCCGTTTATCACGAGGATACCTATCAGCGGGATGAAGAAGCCATGAAAGCAGAACTCGACATGTACGATGAAACCATATCCTCCTACTATCATGCACGGACCGCCGGCAAACGCTCAGACCGCTGGACCGGCCAGATGGCGAAGATGCTGTCGGGGAAAAAACGGATGTATATGAAGGATTTTGTGGAGAAGAAAGGCTTTAATAAGCGATAA
- the yhbH gene encoding sporulation protein YhbH: MDNHQFVISKEDWALHRKGHDDQQRHQEKVQDAIRNNLPDLITEENIVMSNGRDVVKIPIRSLDEYKIRYNYDKNKHVGQGDGESQVGDVIARDGSQQQQGPGKGQGAGDKAGEDYYEAEVSMLEIEEALFSQLELPNLKKKEQDVQTVEHIEFNDIRKTGLMGNIDKKKTMMSAFKRNAMKGTPGFHPIFTEDLKFRTWNEVLKPESKAVVLAMMDTSGSMGVWEKYMARSFFFWMTRFLRTKYETVEIEFIAHHTEAKVVSEEHFFSKGESGGTICSSAYRKALELIDGKYPPSRYNIYPFHFSDGDNLTSDNVRCVKLVEELIKVSSMFGYGEVNQYNRHSTLMSAYKNIKNDDFRYYILKQKADVFHAMKSFFHKDEEKAFA, encoded by the coding sequence ATGGATAATCATCAGTTTGTCATTTCCAAGGAAGATTGGGCCCTCCACCGCAAAGGTCACGATGATCAGCAAAGGCATCAAGAGAAAGTACAGGATGCGATCCGCAATAATTTACCTGACTTGATTACAGAAGAGAACATTGTGATGTCCAATGGCCGCGATGTCGTCAAAATCCCGATTCGTTCGTTAGATGAATATAAAATTCGATACAACTATGATAAGAATAAACACGTCGGGCAGGGAGACGGTGAGAGCCAGGTAGGGGACGTCATCGCCAGGGACGGATCCCAACAGCAGCAGGGTCCCGGAAAAGGCCAGGGTGCAGGGGACAAAGCCGGTGAAGATTATTATGAAGCAGAAGTTTCGATGCTTGAAATCGAGGAAGCGTTATTCAGTCAATTGGAGCTGCCGAATCTGAAGAAGAAGGAGCAGGATGTTCAAACCGTCGAGCACATCGAGTTCAATGATATCCGGAAAACGGGACTGATGGGGAATATTGATAAAAAGAAGACGATGATGTCGGCCTTTAAGAGGAATGCCATGAAAGGTACTCCCGGATTTCACCCGATTTTCACGGAGGATCTGAAGTTCAGGACATGGAATGAAGTGTTGAAGCCCGAATCCAAGGCAGTCGTGTTGGCGATGATGGATACAAGTGGAAGTATGGGCGTATGGGAGAAGTATATGGCACGGAGTTTCTTCTTCTGGATGACCCGGTTCTTACGGACAAAATATGAAACGGTGGAGATAGAATTCATCGCCCATCACACCGAAGCCAAAGTCGTGTCTGAGGAACACTTCTTCTCGAAAGGTGAAAGCGGCGGGACCATCTGTTCATCCGCCTACCGGAAAGCGTTGGAGCTGATCGACGGTAAATACCCGCCGAGCCGTTATAACATTTATCCGTTCCATTTCTCAGACGGGGATAATCTGACATCGGATAACGTCAGGTGTGTGAAGCTCGTGGAAGAGTTGATAAAAGTGTCCAGCATGTTCGGATACGGGGAAGTAAATCAGTATAATCGTCATTCGACCTTGATGTCGGCTTATAAAAATATTAAAAATGATGACTTCCGATACTACATCCTCAAGCAAAAAGCCGATGTGTTCCATGCGATGAAAAGTTTCTTCCACAAGGACGAGGAAAAAGCCTTCGCTTGA
- the trmL gene encoding tRNA (uridine(34)/cytosine(34)/5-carboxymethylaminomethyluridine(34)-2'-O)-methyltransferase TrmL: protein MGVHVVLYQPEIPANTGNIARTCAATDTTLHLIRPLGFSTDDKMLKRAGLDYWQFVNIVYYDSIEEFFEKNDGGEFFYLTKYGKIPHTNFDYSVEDKDYFFIFGRETSGLPDDIIQNNLDRALRIPMNGNVRSLNLSNTAAILIYEALRQRNYPGLL from the coding sequence ATGGGAGTACATGTTGTATTATATCAACCGGAAATCCCTGCAAACACAGGGAATATCGCAAGAACATGTGCAGCGACAGATACAACCCTGCACTTGATCCGTCCACTCGGATTCTCGACAGATGACAAAATGCTAAAACGGGCAGGCCTTGATTACTGGCAGTTCGTAAACATCGTATACTATGATTCCATTGAAGAATTCTTCGAGAAAAATGACGGCGGTGAATTCTTCTACTTAACGAAGTACGGGAAGATCCCGCACACGAACTTCGACTACAGCGTAGAGGACAAAGATTATTTCTTCATCTTTGGACGGGAAACATCCGGCCTCCCGGATGATATCATCCAGAATAATCTAGACCGTGCCCTGCGCATCCCGATGAACGGAAATGTCCGTTCACTGAATCTGTCTAATACTGCAGCCATCTTGATTTATGAAGCATTAAGGCAGAGGAACTATCCGGGGCTACTATAA